A single Mangifera indica cultivar Alphonso chromosome 20, CATAS_Mindica_2.1, whole genome shotgun sequence DNA region contains:
- the LOC123204599 gene encoding uncharacterized protein LOC123204599, with amino-acid sequence MKKETTHCRLQFLQINLRRLPLLIGCMKVNKMNSKGLTALDIFNDRQGQDLVDAAVGDILLAAEAKSASQLHCPSLRGSEEASLFQNSSRGLSFSARIPKSFGLGY; translated from the exons ATGAAGAAGGAAACAACGCATTGCAGACTGCAGTTTCTGCAAATCAACCTGAG GCGGCTTCCACTGTTGATTGGATGTATGAAAGTGAATAAAATGAACAGCAAAGGTTTAACAGCTTTGGACATCTTCAATGATCGCCAAGGTCAAGATTTGGTAGATGCAGCAGTTGGGGACATTCTACTTGCAGCTGAAGCTAAAAGTGCATCTCAACTCCATTGTCCATCTTTAAGAGGTTCAGAAGAAGCTTCACTATTTCAGAACTCTTCCAGGGGCTTATCATTTTCTGCAAGAATTCCGAAAAGCTTTGGTCTGGGTTACTGA
- the LOC123204600 gene encoding ankyrin repeat-containing protein BDA1-like, protein MEGPSSMVRVDTLRNLQNLAKEGDVEALFSILEEDPNVLERIDQVPFVTTPLHTAAREGKFHFAKEILNLMPSFASKRDHLGRSPLHLALEGKHLQKGLNPCDPDLELQYQKIVSWLIKHPSELVRVKAKGMATPLHYAAELDDESSLDEFLHVCPSSIEDLTVKSETAIHVAIKNKNLNAFKVLLGWLRYFNKKEMLHSKDDEGNNALHTAVSANQPEVVKLLIGCMKVNIENSNGLTALDMAQGVENAAVRNILLTAKAKTASEPHPPLRGSEKTLKFKKFSDGLSCSDRIGRKLRRCFPDLNKVPIEVRNMLLVFAILTATATYQAALAPPGGYWQDDGKLQPAANNTGISNTTTSAISNTNTTTAISNTTTTAISNTTTTISSTEPSEQHLAGNMILAGSRSQLIFLICNSLAFSTSVCLISILLTGLPFRGIILTLIFFMVVSYHTSILETCRITNSASTRKFFAFFIFESTYFACYFSSFILTFYRDVNVGK, encoded by the exons CTGGCCAAGGAAGGAGATGTGGAAGCATTATTTTCAATACTTGAAGAGGATCCCAACGTTTTAGAGCGTATTGATCAAGTACCATTTGTGACAACTCCCTTGCACACAGCTGCAAGGGAGGGAAAGTTCCATTTCGCCAAGGAAATACTAAACTTAATGCCATCATTTGCTTCGAAGCGAGACCATCTTGGGCGTAGCCCCCTCCATTTGGCTTTGGAAGGGAAGCACCTGCAGAAAGGGCTGAATCCTTGTGATCCGGATTTGGAGTTGCAGTACCAGAAAATTGTATCATGGTTGATAAAACATCCCAGTGAGCTTGTCCGTGTTAAAGCAAAGGGAATGGCTACTCCTTTGCACTATGCAGCTGAACTAGATGATGAATCCAGTTTGGATGAGTTTTTGCATGTTTGTCCATCATCAATAGAAGATTTGACTGTTAAATCTGAAACTGCCATCCATGTCGCCATCAAAAACAAGAATTTGAATGCCTTTAAAGTGTTGTTAGGATGGCTTCGATACTTCAACAAAAAAGAGATGCTGCACAGTAAGGACGACGAAGGAAACAATGCATTGCATACAGCAGTATCTGCAAATCAACCTGAG GTGGTGAAGCTGTTGATTGGATGTATGAAAGTGAATATAGAGAACAGTAATGGTTTGACAGCTTTGGACATGGCTCAAGGTGTGGAAAATGCAGCAGTTAGGAACATTCTACTTACTGCTAAAGCGAAAACTGCATCTGAACCCCATCCGCCTTTAAGAGGTTCagaaaaaactttgaaattcaAGAAGTTTTCTGATGGCTTATCGTGTTCAGATAGAATTGGGAGAAAATTAAGGCGGTGTTTCCCAGACTTAAATAAAGTTCCTATTGAAGTCCGAAATATGCTACTTGTGTTTGCAATTTTGACCGCCACAGCCACATACCAAGCTGCACTAGCTCCCCCCGGAGGATATTGGCAAGATGACGGCAAACTGCAGCCTGCAGCGAACAACACTGGTATCAGTAACACCACCACCTCCGCTATCAGTAACACCAACACCACCACTGCTATCAGTAACACCACCACTACCGCTATCAgtaacaccaccaccaccatctcTAGTACAGAGCCTTCTGAACAACACCTTGCAGGGAATATGATTCTGGCGGGGTCTCGATCACAATTAATTTTTCTGATCTGTAATTCATTGGCTTTTTCTACTTCTGTGTGCCTAATTTCGATTCTCCTAACTGGCCTCCCATTTCGCGGAATCATTCtcacattgattttttttatggtaGTTTCGTATCATACTTCTATTCTTGAAACTTGTCGCATCACCAATAGTGCCTCTACGAGGAAATTTTTtgcgttttttatttttgaaagtacTTATTTTGCAtgttatttttcctcttttattttaactttctaCAGAGATGTAAACGTAGGAAAGTGA